A genome region from Rhinopithecus roxellana isolate Shanxi Qingling chromosome 10, ASM756505v1, whole genome shotgun sequence includes the following:
- the TROAP gene encoding tastin isoform X2, whose amino-acid sequence MTTRQATRDPLLRGVSPTPSKIPVRSQKRTPFSTVTSCALDQENQDPRKCLQKPPLNIQRPLVDSAGPRPKAKHQAETSQRLVGIPQPRNPLEELRPSPRGQNVGPGPSAQTVLVAPPGKLFALRRSPFPPAKCHLTRCHGLYL is encoded by the exons ATGACTACCCGGCAAGCCACGAGGGATCCCCTCCTCCGGGGTGTATCTCCTACCCCTAGCAAGATTCCGGTACGCTCTCAGAAACGCACGCCTTTCTCCACTGTTACATCGTGCGCCCTGGACCAGGAGAACCAAGATCCAAGG AAATGCTTGCAGAAACCACCGCTCAATATTCAACGCCCCCTCGTTGATTCAGCAGGCCCCAGGCCGAAAGCCAAGCACCAGGCAGAGACATCACAAAGATTGGTGGGGATTCCTCAGCCTCGGAACCCCTTGGAGGAGCTCAGGCCTAGCCCTAGGGGTCAAAATGTGGGGCCTGGGCCCTCTGCCCAGACAG TCCTGGTTGCACCTCCTGGAAAGCTCTTTGCTCTTAGAAGATCTCCCTTTCCTCCAGCAAAATGTCATCTCACCAGGTGCCatggcttgtacctgtaa
- the C1QL4 gene encoding complement C1q-like protein 4: MVLLLLVAIPLLVHSSRGPAHYEMLGRCRMVCDPHGPRGPGPDGAPASVPPFPPGAKGEVGRRGKAGLRGPPGPPGPRGPPGEPGRPGPPGPPGPGPGGVAPAAGYVPRIAFYAGLRRPHEGYEVLRFDDVVTNVGNAYEAASGKFTCPMPGVYFFAYHVLMRGGDGTSMWADLMKNGQVRASAIAQDADQNYDYASNSVILHLDVGDEVFIKLDGGKVHGGNTNKYSTFSGFIIYPD, encoded by the exons atggtgctgctgctgctggtggccaTCCCGCTGCTGGTCCACAGCTCCCGCGGGCCAGCGCACTATGAGATGCTGGGTCGCTGCCGCATGGTGTGCGACCCGCATGGGCCCCGTGGCCCGGGCCCCGACGGCGCGCCTGCTTCCGTGCCCCCCTTCCCGCCGGGCGCCAAGGGAGAGGTGGGCCGGCGCGGGAAAGCAGGCCTGCGGGGGCCCCCGGGACCACCAGGTCCAAGAGGGCCCCCTGGAGAACCCGGCAGGCCAGGCCCGCCGGGCCCTCCCGGCCCAGGTCCGGGCGGGGTGGCGCCCGCTGCAGGCTACGTGCCTCGCATTGCTTTCTACGCGGGCCTGCGGCGGCCCCACGAGGGTTACGAGGTGCTGCGCTTCGACGACGTGGTGACCAACGTGGGCAACGCCTATGAGGCAGCCAGCGGCAAGTTTACTTGCCCCATGCCAGGCGTCTACTTCTTCGCTTACCACGTGCTCATGCGCGGCGGCGACGGCACCAGCATGTGGGCTGACCTCATGAAGAACGGACAG GTCCGGGCCAGCGCCATTGCTCAGGACGCGGACCAGAACTACGACTACGCCAGCAACAGCGTCATTCTGCACCTGGACGTGGGCGACGAGGTCTTCATCAAGCTGGACGGCGGGAAGGTGCACGGCGGCAACACCAACAAGTACAGCACCTTCTCCGGCTTCATCATCTACCCCGACTGA
- the TROAP gene encoding tastin isoform X3 → MTTRQATRDPLLRGVSPTPSKIPVRSQKRTPFSTVTSCALDQENQDPRKCLQKPPLNIQRPLVDSAGPRPKAKHQAETSQRLVGIPQPRNPLEELRPSPRGQNVGPGPSAQTGAMACTCNHSYSGG, encoded by the exons ATGACTACCCGGCAAGCCACGAGGGATCCCCTCCTCCGGGGTGTATCTCCTACCCCTAGCAAGATTCCGGTACGCTCTCAGAAACGCACGCCTTTCTCCACTGTTACATCGTGCGCCCTGGACCAGGAGAACCAAGATCCAAGG AAATGCTTGCAGAAACCACCGCTCAATATTCAACGCCCCCTCGTTGATTCAGCAGGCCCCAGGCCGAAAGCCAAGCACCAGGCAGAGACATCACAAAGATTGGTGGGGATTCCTCAGCCTCGGAACCCCTTGGAGGAGCTCAGGCCTAGCCCTAGGGGTCAAAATGTGGGGCCTGGGCCCTCTGCCCAGACAG GTGCCatggcttgtacctgtaatcacagctactcaggaggctaa
- the TROAP gene encoding tastin isoform X1, with amino-acid sequence MTTRQATRDPLLRGVSPTPSKIPVRSQKRTPFSTVTSCALDQENQDPRKCLQKPPLNIQRPLVDSAGPRPKAKHQAETSQRLVGIPQPRNPLEELRPSPRGQNVGPGPSAQTEAPGTIEFVADPAALATILSGEGVKSCHLGRQPSLAKRVLVRGSQGDTTQRGQGVRASAYLAPRTPTHRLDPARASCFSRLEGPGPRGQTLCPQRLRALISPSGPSFHPSTRPSFQELRRETAGSSRTSVSQASGLLLETPVQPAFSLPKGEHEVVTRSDEGGVASLGLAQRVPLRENREMTHTRDSRDSHLMPSPAPVAQSLPGHVVPCPSPFGRAQRVPSPGPPTVTSYSVLRRLTIQPKTRFTPMPSTPRVQQARWLSGVSPQSCSEDPALPWEQVAVRLFDQESCIRSLEGSGKPPVATPSGPHSNRTPNLQEVKIQRIGILQQLLRQEIEGLVGGQCAPLNGGSSLDMVELQPLLTEISRTLNATEHNSGTSHLPGLLKLSGLPKPCLPEECGEPQPCPPAEPGPPEAVCRSEPETPEPSLQEQLEVPEPCPPAEPRPPESCCRSEPETPEPSRQEQLEVPEPCPPAEPRLPESCCRSEPEIPESSQQEQLEVPEPCPPAEPRLPESCCRSEPETPEPSRQEQLEVPEPCPPAEPRLPESCCRSEPEIPEPSRQEQLEVPEPCPPAEPSPLQPSTQGQSGPPGPYPRVELGASEPCTLEHRSPESSLPPCYSQRAPATTSLIFSSQHPLCASPPICSLQSLRTPAGQAGLSSLAPRTLALRERLKSCLTAIHCFHEARLDDECAFYTSRAPPSGPTRVCTNPVATLLEWQDALCFIPVGSAAPQGSPS; translated from the exons ATGACTACCCGGCAAGCCACGAGGGATCCCCTCCTCCGGGGTGTATCTCCTACCCCTAGCAAGATTCCGGTACGCTCTCAGAAACGCACGCCTTTCTCCACTGTTACATCGTGCGCCCTGGACCAGGAGAACCAAGATCCAAGG AAATGCTTGCAGAAACCACCGCTCAATATTCAACGCCCCCTCGTTGATTCAGCAGGCCCCAGGCCGAAAGCCAAGCACCAGGCAGAGACATCACAAAGATTGGTGGGGATTCCTCAGCCTCGGAACCCCTTGGAGGAGCTCAGGCCTAGCCCTAGGGGTCAAAATGTGGGGCCTGGGCCCTCTGCCCAGACAG AGGCTCCAGGGACCATAGAGTTTGTGGCTGACCCTGCAGCCCTGGCCACCATCCTGTCAGGTGAGGGTGTGAAGAGCTGTCACCTGGGGCGCCAGCCTAGTCTTGCTAAGAGAGTACTGGTTCGAGGAAGTCAAGGAGACACCACCCAGAGGGGCCAG GGTGTTCGGGCCTCTGCATATTTGGCCCCCAGAACTCCCACCCACCGACTGGACCCTGCCAGGGCTTCCTGCTTCTCAAGGCTGGAGGGACCAGGACCTCGAGGCCAGACTTTGTGCCCCCAGAGGCTACGGGCTCTG ATTTCACCTTCAGGACCTTCCTTTCACCCTTCCACTCGCCCCAGTTTCCAGGAGCTAAGAAGGGAGACAGCTGGCAGCAGCCG GACTTCAGTGAGCCAGGCCTCAGGATTGCTCCTGGAGACCCCAGTCCAGCCTG CTTTCTCTCTCCCTAAAGGAGAACATGAGGTTGTCACTCGCTCAGATGAAGGAGGTGTGGCCTCTCTTGGTCTGGCCCAGCGAGTACCATTAAGAGAAAACCGAGAAATGACACATACCAGG GACAGCCGTGACTCCCACCTGATGCCCTCCCCTGCCCCTGTGGCCCAGTCCTTGCCTGGCCATGTGGTGCCATGTCCATCACCCTTTGGACGGGCTCAGCGTGTACCCTCCCCAGGCCCTCCAACTGTG ACCTCATATTCAGTGTTGCGGCGTCTCACCATTCAACCTAAAACCCGATTCACGCCCATGCCATCAACCCCCAGAGTTCAGCAG GCCCGGTGGCTAAGTGGTGTTTCCCCTCAGTCCTGCTCTGAAGatcctgccctgccctgg GAGCAGGTTGCCGTCCGGTTGTTTGACCAGGAGAGTTGTATAAGGTCACTGGAGGGGTCTGGGAAACCACCTGTGGCCACTCCTTCTGGACCCCACTCTAACAGAACCCCCAACCTCCAGGAGGTGAAGATTCAA CGCATCGGTATCCTGCAGCAGCTGTTGAGACAGGAGATAGAGGGGCTGGTAGGGGGCCAGTGTGCCCCCCTTAATGGAGGCTCTTCTCTGGATATGGTTGAACTTCAGCCCCTGCTGACTGAGATTTCTAGAACTCTGAATGCCACAGAGCATAACTCTGGGACTTCCCACCTTCCGGGACTGTTAAAACTCTCAGGGCTGCCAAAGCCCTGCCTTCCAGAGGAGTGCGGGGAACCACAGCCCTGCCCTCCAGCGGAGCCTGGGCCCCCAGAGGCCGTCTGTAGGAGTGAGCCTGAGACACCAGAGCCCTCCCTCCAGGAACAGCTTGAGGTACCAGAGCCCTGCCCTCCAGCAGAACCCAGGCCCCCAGAGTCCTGCTGTAGGAGTGAGCCTGAGACACCGGAGCCCTCCCGCCAGGAACAGCTTGAAGTACCAGAGCCCTGCCCTCCAGCAGAACCCAGGCTCCCAGAGTCCTGCTGTAGGAGTGAGCCTGAGATACCGGAGTCCTCTCAGCAGGAACAGCTTGAGGTACCAGAGCCCTGCCCTCCAGCAGAACCCAGGCTCCCAGAGTCCTGCTGTAGGAGTGAGCCTGAGACACCAGAGCCCTCCCGCCAGGAACAGCTTGAGGTACCAGAGCCCTGCCCTCCAGCAGAACCCAGGCTCCCAGAGTCCTGCTGTAGGAGTGAGCCTGAGATACCGGAGCCCTCCCGCCAGGAACAGCTTGAGGTACCAGAGCCCTGCCCTCCAGCAGAACCCAGTCCCCTTCAGCCCAGCACCCAGGGGCAGTCTGGACCCCCAGGGCCCTACCCTAGGGTAGAGCTGGGGGCATCAGAGCCCTGCACCCTGGAACATAGAAGTCCAGAGTCCAGTCTACCACCCTGCTACAGTCAGCGGGCTCCAGCAACCACCAGCCTGATCTTCTCTTCCCAACACCCGCTTTGTGCCAGCCCCCCTATCTGCTCACTCCAGTCTCTGAGAACCCCGGCAGGCCAGGCAG GCCTCAGCAGTCTAGCCCCTCGAACCCTAGCCCTGAGGGAGCGCCTCAAATCATGTTTAACTGCCATCCACTGCTTCCATGAGGCTCGTCTGGACGATGAGTGTGCCTTTTACACCAGCCGAGCCCCTCCCTCAGGCCCCACCCGGGTCTGCACCAACCCTGTGGCTACATTACTCGAATGGCAGGACGCCCTG TGTTTCATTCCAGTTGGTTCTGCTGCCCCCCAGGGCTCTCCATCATGA
- the DNAJC22 gene encoding dnaJ homolog subfamily C member 22 — translation MAKGLLVTYALWAVGGPAGLHHLYLGRDSHALLWMLTLGGGGLGWLCEFWKLPSFVAQANRAQGQRQSPRGVTPPLSPIRFAAQVIVGIYFGLVALISLSSMVNFYIVALPLAVGLGVLLVAAVGNQTSDFKNTLGAAFLTSPIFYGRPIAILPISVAASITAQKHRRYKALVVSEPLSVRLYRLGLAYLAFTGPLAYSALCNTAATLRYVAETLGSFLNWFSFFPLLGRLMEFVLLLPYRIWRLLMGDTGFNSSYFQEWEKLYEFVHSFQDEKRQLAYQVLGLSEGATNEEIHRSYRELVKVWHPDHNLDQTEEAQRHFLEIQTAYEVLSQPRKPRGSWR, via the exons ATGGCCAAGGGGCTCCTGGTGACCTATGCCCTCTGGGCTGTGGGGGGCCCTGCTGGGCTTCACCACCTGTACCTGGGAAGGGACAGCCACGCCCTGCTCTGGATGCTGACCCTGGGGGGAGGTGGGCTGGGCTGGCTCTGTGAGTTCTGGAAGCTCCCAAGCTTTGTAGCTCAGGCCAACAGAGCCCAGGGGCAGAGGCAGAGCCCCAGAGGGGTGACACCCCCTCTGAGTCCCATTCGCTTTGCTGCCCAGGTGATAGTTGGCATCTATTTTGGCCTTGTGGCACTGATTAGCCTTTCGTCCATGGTCAACTTCTATATTGTGGCCCTCCCACTGGCAGTTGGCTTAGGGGTCTTGCTGGTGGCTGCTGTTGGCAATCAGACCTCAGACTTTAAGAACACTCTGGGGGCAGCATTTCTCACTTCACCTATATTCTATGGCCGCCCCATAGCCATACTGCCCATTAGTGTGGCCGCCAGCATTACAGCTCAGAAGCATCGCCGCTACAAAGCTTTGGTGGTGTCAGAGCCGCTCAGTGTGCGGCTCTACCGGCTGGGCTTGGCTTACCTTGCTTTCACAGGCCCACTGGCATACAGTGCCCTCTGCAACACAGCTGCCACCCTCAGGTATGTGGCAGAAACCCTTGGCTCCTTCTTGAATTGGTTCAGCTTCTTCCCCCTTCTTGGCCGCCTCATGGAGTTTGTCCTCCTTCTGCCTTACCGGATCTGGAGGCTACTGATGGGAGATACTGGCTTCAACAGCAGCTACTTCCAGGAGTGGGAGAAGCTCTATGAATTTGTTCACAGTTTTCAGGATGAGAAGCGTCAGCTGGCTTACCAG GTTTTGGGCCTCTCAGAAGGGgcaacaaatgaagaaatacatcGTAGTTACCGGGAACTAGTGAAGGTCTGGCACCCAGACCACAACCTGGACCAGACAGAGGAGGCACAGAGGCACTTCCTGGAGATCCAGACTGCGTATGAAGTCCTGAGTCAACCCAGGAAGCCCAGGGGATCCTGGAGGTGA